Proteins encoded by one window of Lathyrus oleraceus cultivar Zhongwan6 chromosome 1, CAAS_Psat_ZW6_1.0, whole genome shotgun sequence:
- the LOC127135091 gene encoding phosphoenolpyruvate carboxylase 4-like has protein sequence MVLMKLDLRQESGRHADTLDAITTYLDMGTYSEWDEEKKLDFLTRELKGKRPLVPVSIEVPADVKEVLDTFQIAAELGSDSLGAYVISMASSASDVLAVELLQKDARLAATGELGRACPGGTLRVVPLFETVKDLREAGSVIRKLLSIDWYHEHVIKNHNGHQEVMVGYSDSGKDAGRFTAAWELYKAQEDVVAACNDYGIKVTLFHGRGGSIGRGGGPTYLAIQSQPPGSVMVGYTFSFIIVNFFSF, from the exons ATGGTTCTAATGAAGCTTGACTTGCGCCAG GAATCAGGGAGACATGCTGACACGCTTGATGCAATCACAACGTATTTGGATATGGGTACTTACAGTGAATGGGATGAAGAAAAGAAATTAGATTTCTTAACCAGAGAGCTGAAAGGGAAGAGGCCACTAGTTCCTGTCAGTATAGAG GTCCCGGCTGATGTTAAAGAAGTCTTGGATACATTCCAAATTGCTGCTGAACTAGGGAGTGATTCACTTGGAGCTTATGTGATCTCTATGGCCTCAAGT GCAAGTGATGTTCTTGCAGTTGAGCTTTTACAAAAGGATGCACGGCTCGCTGCTACTGGAGAGTTGGGAAGAGCATGTCCTGGTGGAAC GTTGCGGGTTGTCCCTCTATTTGAAACCGTGAAGGACCTAAGAGAAGCTGGTTCAGTTATCCGGAAACTTTTATCAATAGACTGGTACCACGAACACGTCATTAAGAATCACAACGGTCATCAAGAG GTTATGGTTGGATATTCTGATTCTGGTAAAGATGCTGGACGCTTCACTGCTGCATGGGAACTTTACAAAGCTCAGGAGGATGTTGTTGCTGCTTGCAATGATTACGGTATTAAAGTTACACTGTTCCATGGCCGTGGAGGCAGTATTGGCCGGGGTGGTGGCCCTACATATCTGGCTATTCAATCCCAGCCACCCGGATCTGTGATGGTAGGTTATACATTTAGCTTTATCAttgttaattttttttctttctaa
- the LOC127105657 gene encoding CDP-diacylglycerol--glycerol-3-phosphate 3-phosphatidyltransferase 1, chloroplastic: TAATAAVKPLFLSFSNSFTSRNFHQHKRFRYTSSATKFPISNKPPSFSANLGLSGKALVSTVPPQPEPEQEQEQPQSSKLLTLPTILTLGRVAAVPLLVATFYLDGWQGTVATTTIFIAASVTDWFDGYIARKMNLKSSFGAFLDPVADKLMVAATLVLLCTRPLDVGLFAQAPWLLPIPAIAIIGREITMSAVREWAASQDSKLLEAVAVNNLGKWKTATQMTALAILLATRDSRYKFNLY, translated from the exons ACCGCCGCCACCGCCGCCGTCAAACCCCTCTTCCTCTCATTCTCAAACTCCTTCACCTCCAGAAACTTCCACCAACACAAACGCTTCAGATACACCTCCTCCGCAACTAAATTCCCAATTTCCAATAAACCCCCCTCTTTCTCCGCCAATTTGGGGCTTTCTGGAAAAGCCCTAGTTTCTACCGTTCCACCACAGCCAGAACCagaacaagaacaagaacaaccACAATCTTCCAAATTGCTCACTCTACCCACCATTCTCACTCTTGGCCGTGTCGCCGCCGTGCCGCTTCTTGTTGCCA CTTTCTATTTGGATGGTTGGCAAGGAACAGTAGCTACTACCACAATCTTCATTGCTGCTTCTGTTACAGATTGGTTTGATGGTTACATTGCTCGCAAG ATGAATTTAAAATCTTCATTTGGTGCATTCTTAGATCCTGTAGCTGATAAG CTTATGGTTGCTGCCACATTGGTTTTATTATGTACTAGACCTTTGGATGTTGGTTTGTTTGCACAAGCACCCTGGTTACTACCTATACCTGCCATTGCCATCATTGGCAGAGAG ATTACCATGTCTGCTGTCAGGGAATGGGCTGCTTCCCAGGATAGTAAGCTTTTAGAG GCCGTTGCTGTTAATAACTTGGGGAAGTGGAAAACAGCCACACAGATGACTGCGTTAGCCATCCTCCTCGCCACCCGGGACTCGAGGTATAAGTTTAATTTGTATTAG